The genomic interval ACCGGTGCCCGTCAGCAAGTGTCCTGCTTCGCTTGGTGGGCCCCGTTGAAGGAGCCCCGGAACCATGGCACCCTACTGCCAGGGAAGCTGCGACGGTTGCGGCGCTCTGCACTCCGACATGAGAGGCAGTGAAATGAGAAGCAAGCTCGGAATGGTCACCGGGGCGGCACTCGTCGCGATCGGTCTGGCCCTGATCGTTCTCGTGTCCTCCAACATCAGTGCGCAGATGGACCGAGTCGACCGCGAGGGACTCGGCGGCAATATCTTCGCACCGGACATCGTGCCGCTGGGCCTGCTCGCTCTCGCGACCATCGTCATCGGCGTGGTGGCTCTGATCGTCGCGAACGGGCGGGGAAGAAAGAAAACCCGTCGTCACGCCGGGTGAGGAAACCCCGGAGCGTCGATCGACCCAGCCCGGTCGTGTGACGAACCCCAACGCGCTGGCGGGCGGTCAGAGCAGGGAGCGGCCGGCGAGCCCGCGCCCGCGGGCGACGATCGCCTCCGCGAGACGCGCGAGCTCGGCGGCAGCGGGATCGCCTGGGCTGGCGAGCGAGACGGGGGCGCCCGTGTCTCCCGCGCCCGGTACCTCGGGGGAGAGCGGGATGCGGGCGAGCACGGGCACGTCGAGACGGCGCGCGACCTCGTCGCCTCCGCCGAATCCGAAGATCCCACCCGACATGTTCTCGACGACGCCGATCACCGTCTGACCGGTCTGGCGCGCCACCAGGCCCGAGCGCTCGGCGACGCCCGCGGCTGCCGCCTGCGGGGTCGTCACCACGATGACCTCCGCGTTCGGCAGCAGTTGGCCGAGCGTGATCGCCACATCCCCCGTGCCGGGCGGCAGGTCGAGCAGAAGCACGTCGAGGTCGCCGAAATACACGTCGGTGAGGAACTGCTGCATCGTACGGTGCAGCAACGGCCCCCGCCACGACACCGGCGTGCCGTCCTCCACGAACATGCCGATCGAGATGACCTTCACGCCGTGCGCCACAGGCGGCAGGATCATGTCGCCCACCTGGGTGGGCTTCGCGTCCGGGATGCCCAGGATGCCGGGGATCGAGAAGCCGAAGACGTCGGCGTCCACGAGCCCCACCGCGAGGCCGCGTGCGGCGAGGGCGACCGCGAGCTCCGCCGTGATCGTCGACTTGCCGACCCCGCCCTTGCCCGAGCTCACCGCGATGACGCGAGTGAGTGTGCCGGGTCCGAAGGGCATCGTCTTGACGCCGCGCAGACGCTCCACGAGCGCCGTGCGCTCAGCGGGCGACATGACCCCGATCTCGAGGTCGATCTCGTCGACGCCCGGCACCGCGAGCACGGCGTCGCGCACGTCACGCTCGATGCGGTCAGCGGCCGGGCATCCGACGATCGTCAGCATGATGCCCACGTGCGCCGTCGAGCCGTCGACCCGCGCATCCGCGACCATGTCGAGTTCGGTGATGGGGCGGCGGATCTCCGGGTCGATGACGCGCGCGAGCGCAGCGCGCACCGCATCCGCGGTGGGGGGTGGAACGCTCACGAGGCTGCCTCGTCCTGCGCTTTCTCGCGGTCGAGCTCTTCGAGCAGCGCGCGCAGCTCGTGGCGGATGAAGTCCTTCGTCGCGACATCCTTCATCGCCAGCCGCAGGGCCACCACCTCGCGCGCCAGATATTCGGTGTCGGCGAGGTTGCGCTCGGCGCGCTGGCGATCCTGTTCGATCTGCACGCGGTCGCGGTCGTCTTGGCGGTTCTGCGCCAGCAGGATCAGGGGGGCAGCGTAGGAAGCCTGCAGCGACAGGGCGAGCGTGAGCGCGATGAAGCCATAGTCGGCCCGGTCGAACTGGAGACCGGGAGGCGCGAGAGTGTTCCACGACATCCACGCGATGACGAAGAGCGTCAGGCCCATGAGGAACCACGGGGTTCCCATGCCGCGGGCGATGGCTTCCGTGAACCGGCCGAACCGGTCGCTGCCCGAGTTGCGGAACCCGAAGGCCGGGCGAGAGGACTTCGGGGCGTCCAGCCGCACGTCGCTAGCTCGTGCCATGCGGTGTCCTCCTTGCTCTCGTCGGAATGGCTGCCGTGTTGGTGCTCACAGGAGCAGGTTGGTCATCTCCTGTGGAACTTCGCCAGTCATCGGGGAGCAGGTAGTCGAGGACGTCGTCGATCGTCACCACCCCGACGAGTCGGCCCTGTTCGTCGACGACAGGGAGCGAGACGAGGTTGTAGCTCGCGAGGGTGCGCGCCACCTCGGCGGCGCTCGATTCGGGGCGCACCGGCTCGAGGTTGCCGTCGATCAGGGCGCCGAGGCGTTCGTGCGGCGGGTAGCGCAGCATGCGCTGGAAGTGGACGACCCCCAGGAACCGGCCTGTGGGCGGCTCGTACGGCGGCAGCGTGACGCACACGGCCGCACCGAGCGCGGGGGCGAGCTCATGGCGACGGATGAGAGCGAGCCCCTCGGCGACGGTCGCATCTGCTGACACGATGATCGGCTCGGTGGTCATGAGGCCACCGGCGGTCTCGGGGGCGTAGTTGAGCAGGAAGCGCACGTCGTCGGCTTCCTCGGGCTGCATGAGCCCCAGCAGCGCCTCGCCGCGCTCGATCGGAAGCTGCGCGATGAGGTCGGCGGCGTCATCCGGCTGCATCTGGTCGAGCACGTCGGCGGCGCGCTCGTCATCGAGCTGGGTGAGGATGTCGACCTGCTCCTGCTCGGGCATCTCCTCGAGCGCGTCGGCGAGGCGGTCATCGGAGAGCTCTTCGGCGACCTCGAACCGGCGCTCCTCGGGCAGATCGAGAAGGGTAGAGGCGAGGTCGGCGGGGAGGAGGTCGGAGTAGGTGGCGATCAGCTGCTCGGCCGACTGCGCCTCGCCCGGCAGGTTCTTCTCCCGCACCGCAGTCCATGCGGCGAGCAGAGTGGGGCCCTTCGCGAACGGCGAGGCGCTCGCGCGCGGGCGACGCAGGAAGAGCTCGCCCACATGCCATTCGCCGGGACCGGTCTCGACGATCGCGACATCCTCGATCGTCGCCTCACCGGATCCGTCGCGCAGCGTCACCTGACGCCCGAGGAGCTCGGCGATCACCCGCACCTCGCCGCCGCGCTGTTCGAAGCGGCGCAGGTTGATGAGGCCCGTCGTGATGATCTGGCCCGCCCCGATGCTCGTGACGCGGCCGATCGACAGGAAGACGCGGCGGCGTCCGGGGATCTCGACGATGAGTCCGACGACGCGCGGGGATGCGTTGTGCCGGTACACGACGAGGACGTCGCGCACGCGCCCCACCCGATCCCCATTGGGGTCGAAGACGGAGCACCCGGCAAGACGGGCGACGAAGACTCTCGTGGCGCTCACGGTGAAACCCTACCTGGACGGTGCCAGAATGGCGGGGTGTCGAACTCTTCTCGTTCTCCGCGCCGCGGCGCCCCCATGAGTGTTCCGCACGGCGACGTGCTGGGCACCTATGACACCTACCAGGAAGCGCAGTCGGTGGTCGACCGTCTCGCGAAGGCCGACTTCCCGGTCGCGAAGCTCGCGATCGTCGGCAACAACCTCACCAGTGTCGAGATCGTCACCAAGAAGCGGTCGTGGAACAGCGCCGCCATCTCGGGTGCCCTCTCGGGTGCGTGGCTCGGCATCTTCGTCGGGCTGTTCATGAGCCTGCTCGCTCCCACGTTCACGTGGCAGCTGTTCGCCGCAGCCGTCTTCATCGGTGCCGCGATCGGCCTGTTCGTGCAGCTCGCGAGCTACGCGATCTCGCGCCGCATCCGCGACTTCGAGTCGATCAGCAGCGTGCTCGCCGAGAACTACCAGATCGTGCTCGAGCCGGGGCACCTCGCCCGCGCACAGCAGCTGCTCGCGACGCCTCCTTGAATCGGGTCGCTTTCAGATGGGGACGCTACGGACATAGCGCACTCCGGCTCGACCACTTGCTCGCCTACGAAGTAGTCAGTTGGCCCCTAGCAACGATGTACCGATCCAGTGCGACGCTCAGCGTGTGACGAGCTTTCGCGCGGCGTCCTGCCACTCGCGCCGCTTCAGCTCGCGGGTCGCGGTGTTAGTCGTCGGGATATAGTCCACTGTCGAAGGTGCCATACGCATCAAATCGTCGTGCGTAAACGAACCTGCCGAAAGCCCGGCGAGGCAGGCGGCACCGAGGCCTGTGATATCTGGCTCTTGGGTCACGACAACAGGGAACCCGACATAGTCAGCCAGGAGCTGCATGAGGAACGGGTTCTGGGAGGGGCCGCCGTCCGCCTTGATGATGGGCTCGTCGTGTCCGGACGCCTCGGAAAGCATGAGCACCACTTCCGCGACCGACCTCGCCAGGCCTTCGAGCAACGCTCGGACGGCGTGTTCGGGTCGTGTTCGGAGGCTCATTCCGTAGACAGCTGCGCGGGCGTCGCTGTCCCAATACGGCGCAGCGAGGCCGCTGAAAGCGGGGACAAAAGTGAGGCCAGCGGAGTCGAGAGCGAGGTTGGCCACGTCGGAGGTCAACGCTGCCGATTCCACTAGGCCCATATCCACAAGCCAGTCAATCGCCGCGCCGACGTCGAAAACGCTGCCCTCGAGCACGTAGCGGGTGTCGCCCGCACGGTCCCAGCCGACGAATGGCGTCAGCCCGGTGTCGGAGCGAATGGGATTCGAGCCGACACTCGTCTCGATGAAGGCGCCCGTGCCCAATGTTGCCTTGATGGCGTTCGGTGACCACATGTCGTGCATGAACAACGAAGCGTGGGCGTCGACGACATTCGCCATGATGGGGATCCCCGCGACAGGCACGTCGGGGTGTGTGATCTCACCGAAGTGGCTGGTCGTCGGCTGAATCCTAGGGAGTGCGGTCCGGGGAACGTCCCAGAGGGCAAGTAGCTCGTCGGACCAATCTCGTGTGTCGAGGTTCATGAGGGCCGTGCGCGAGACGCTCGACGCGTCCGTAGCGTGCGATGCGCCTCGCGTCAGGCGATCGATGAGATACGCGTCCGTGCCGCCGAGCCGCAGGGTGCCGCGCTCTCGGGCGGCCCGGGCCTCGTCGGTTGACGATGCGAGCAAGCTGTACTTCGACGCCGAAAAGTAGGGGTCGATCGACAGCCCGCTAATTCGCTGCACCATCTCGTCGAATCCGCCGTTGCGAAGATCGTCGCAACGACTGCTCGTGCGTTTGTCTTGCCATGAGAGCGCGGGGGCGACGGTGCGCCCGGTCCGCGAATCCCAGCCGATCGACGTTTCTCCCTGGTTCGCGATGCCTACAGCGCGGACATCCTTCCAGTCGAGGCCGGCCTGTTCGAGTGCCCGGTGCGCTGACGCGAGGCTTCCATCGACGAAGCCGTCAGCGTCGTGTTCGACCCACCCCGCGCGCGGAGTCTGGCGATTCATAGGGGTGGAGGCGCGCCCGATGATGCCGCCGCCCTCGGAAACCACAACGCATGTCGTCGTGGTCCCTCCGTGGTCGATCCCGAGGAGGACGCCCATTACTGCGCCAGAGCGATTCCGTGGGCCTGCATGGGGGCTCCGGCGGCCCACGCAGGTGTCGCCGAAGACACCAGAGTAGTCGTAGCGGTGGTCGACGGGTTCGGGTTACCGACGAGCGCGGCCACGCGGTTGACGACATCCTCTGCCATCGCACGGTGCGTCGTGAAGGATCCGCCCACGATGCCGTATGCACCGTCCACCGTTCCTTCGAAGACGGCGTGGCGACGCGACACCGCACCGCCCTCGCCGGGAGAAGCCTTAACGAGCGGACGAACGCCCGCATACGCAGACCAACCGGAGGTGTCCTGGCCGAGAGTGGGGAGGAACCTGCGCGCCTCGATGGCGAGCTCATCGAACTCTTCCGGGGTTACGGCGATGTCTTCGGGGCGCTCCACGATGGACGAGGTCGTCCCGAAAACAGTTGCACCGTTGAGCGGAACCGAGATGTCGAAGCTTGTCGGAGGGCGCAGGCGATTGACGACAGTGTTCACCATCTCCGTGGGGAGGACGAGCATTGCGCCCTTTGCCGTCTCAACCTCGATGTCGAGACCCACCGTGCCGCCGAGTTCCGCAGCCCACGCCCCTGCGGCGATGACGAGCGATGCAGTCTCGATCTTCCACTCGTGCCCATCAGCACCGCGTACCCGCACAGCGCTTACACTGCCGTCGACGGACTCCGCGCCGACGAAGGTTGTGTGGGTGAGGATTTCCGCGCCGGCCGCGATTGCGCTCGCGGCGAGAGCGGGGACCATTTCCCACGGACGGAACACTGCATCCGGCACGGTGAACCCGCCGATGGTTGCCGCAATGTTGGGCTCACGCTCGGCGATCTGCGCGGGTGTCAATTTCTCGATCGGGATCCCGGCTACCGACGCCGCGTTCTCGAAGCGCTCCATGAAGGCGGGATCGTCATCCTCGAAAGCAACGAATAGTCCGCTGGTTGCGGTGCGGGCGAAGGGAGCGATTTGCTCCATGATGCGTCGCTCGCGCATGCACTCTGCGGCGTAGTCGGTGTCTGTGACGACGTACCGAGCCCCGCTCTGAAGCATTGAGTGGAACCGTCCACTCGTGCCCGAGCCGATCGCGCCGCGCTCGACGAGGATCGTCTTGATGCCGCGGAGCGCGGCATCGCGTGCGATTGCTGTTCCGGTGACGCCCCCGCCGACGACGACGAGCTCTACTTCGGACATGTTGCGTGTGCTCCTTATGAGGGATCGGCGATCACGAGCGAGACGCCCTGATCGGTTATTCGTGCTGCTTGTTCAGGGGTGATCTCGTTGGTTACGAGGACGTCGACCTCCGCCCATGGGCAGAGCTCGACGCGGCCGCGTCGATCCCACTTGCTCGAGTCGGCGACGACGATCACCCGTTCGGCCCGGTCGATCATTGCCTTAGCTACGGCGAGGTCGTACGGGTGGTCGAGCGCTGCGCCGATCGAATCAAGGGACTCGACCCCCAGGATGGCTGTGTCGAAACGCCGCCCCTCGAACGGGTCGGCTCCCGCGTTGAACGTGGCGAACGATGCGCGACGCACCAGCCCGCCGAGTACCCAGACATCGATAAAGGCGCTGTCGCTCAGGGTGAGCGCGATGTTGAGGGCATTCGTCGTCACGCTGGCGGGCATATTGCGATCGAGTAGAGCTTCCGCGACTCGCATCACCGTCGACCCATCGTTGAAGGCAACGTGTTCGTCGATGTCGATCAGGGCCGCAGCTGCGTTGCCGATGGCGGCCTTCACATCTGCGTTCAGCAGCTCGCGCTCCGCGAAGCGGCTCTGAGCCTCGATGCGGTTCGCGAGCTGGGCGCCGCCGTGCTGGCGCACCAACATTCCGGTCTGTTCGAGGTGGCGTAGGTCGCGGCGAAGGGTGACCTCAGACACGCCAACTGCTTGCGCTAGTTCGGGCGTGGTCGCGAACTCGCGGTCGCGCAACAGCTCGGCGATCAGTTGATGCCGTCGATCCTGCTTCTTCACTGCACCCCCGCTTGATCAAGTGATCTGAATGAGGGACACGATAACACGCGTTCTGGGCGGGAAAACACCCAGCAAATAACTGGGTTTTCATTCTTTCTCTCGGCCGCTATGCTCGTGCGGCAAATGAACAAATGATCACTTGATCATTTTCGACGTACTGCAAGGGAGCAGTTCACATGGCCGTAGTCGGCACAATCATCGTCTTCATCATCATGGCCTTCGTGGTCGTTGGGGCCGTCGCTGCAATCCGTAACCCGGAGAAGGGGCTCGGGAAGGAGTTCCTGGAGGGCCTGTACACGATTGGGCCGATCTTCGTACCGGTCGCCGGCGTCATGGCCACGATCCCCTATCTGGCTCGTTTCATCGAGGATGTGCTCGGCCCGGTTCTGCGCTCCATCGGTGCTGACCCCTCTATGCCAGCTGGCCTGATCGCCGTTGACATGGGCGGCTACCAGCTCGCTGAGGCGACAGCCATCAGCCCCGGAAGCTGGATCATGGCTTCCGTTCTGGGATTCACGCTCGGCTGCACCGTTGTGTTCACGATCCCGGTCGGGCTGAACATGCTCCCGGTTCGCGACCACAAGTACATGGCGCTCGGAATCCTCGCCGGCGTGCTCACCATCCCGATCAGCGCCTTCATTACGTTGTCCCTGCTTGTCGTCACGAACACCACGTTGCGGCGCGAAATCTCGACGTCGGACCCCTCCGACTGGGTTTTCGAGTTGCCGTGGGGGGAGATGTTCCTCAACCTCATCCCGATCACGGTGATCGTGATCGTGATCGCGCTCGGCCTTCGCTTCGCTCCTCGCGCGATGCTCACAGGGTTCAAGTGGTTCGGCCGCGCGCTCGACGCAGTCATCAAGATCGTGCTCGCGCTCTCGATCGTCGAGTACTTCACTGGGCTGTTCTCGACGGTTTTCGGCGCGTGGGGCTTCGACCCGATCATCGCTGACGAGGCGGACCAGTTCCGTGCCCTTGAGGTTGCGGGCTACTGCGGCCTCATCCTCGCCGGTGCGTTCCCGCTGGTTTACGTCATCCGCACCTACGGCCAGCGTCCGCTCGCGCGCGTCGGCAAGCTCTTCGGTGTGAGCAGCGACACCACGGCTGGCGTGCTTGCGAGCAGCGCCAACGTCATCGCGCTCTTCCGCCTCGTCCCCAACTTCACACCCCGCGATAAGGTCCTCACGATCGCGTTCATGGTGTGTGGGACCGACGTGCTCGGTGGGCACCTCGCCTACGCCGCCAACGTGCAACCGCACATTCTTGGCCCGCTGCTGATCGGCAAGTTCGTTGCTGGCGTGCTGGCCATGTTCTTTGCCTACAAGCTGTGCGTTCCTATCGCGCGCCGTCTGGAGGAAAAGGACCGCGCGGACGGCGTGATCTCGGAGGACGAGTACCTTGAGCCCGCCGCGGTCGCATCGGGTGCCCCAGGCACTGGACAAGCCAAATAGTGGGCTCACGCCTCTGAGGTAGAGGTGTCGTTGTGCGCGTGGGGCCAATCCGCTGTGGCGGGTTGGCTCCACGTTGAGCTGTTCTGAGCCGCCACCGGGCCTCATACGCTCGGCGTTCGGAGCGTGCGCTTCTCGAGCTCTGCGCTGGCGTTACGGCGACGCTCGCCGCGTCGCGCCTACGAGAGGTGACCCGCCAGCCACGCCTCCACGTCGTCCGCGGTGCGCGGAATGCCGATCGACAGGTTCTCGGCACCCGAGGAGGTGACCAGGATGTCGTCCTCGATGCGCACCCCGATGCCGCGGAACTCCGCGGGCACGGTGAGGTCGTCGGGCTGGAAGTACAGACCCGGCTCGATCGTGAACACCATGCCGGGCTCGAGCACACCATCCAGGTAGAGCTCGCGGCGCGCCTGCGCGCAGTCGTGCACGTCGATGCCGAGGTGGTGGCTTGTGCCGTGCACCATGTAGCGACGGTGGAACTGGGCATCGGGTTCGAGCGACTCCTCGGCGCTCACCGGCAGGAACCCCCACTCGGCGGTCTTCGCCGCGATCACCTTCATCGCCTCGGCGTGGACCTCCCGGAACCGGATGCCGGGACGCACGATCGCGAACGCCGCATCCGCAGCCTCCCGCACCGCCTCGTAGACGAGACGCTGCACCTCGGTGAACGTGCCCGACACGGGCAGGGTGCGGGTGATGTCGGCGGTGTAGAGCGAATCGAGCTCGATGCCGGCGTCGATGAGCACGAGATCGCCCGGCTTCACCGCACCGTCGTTGCGGGTCCAGTGCAGGATGCAGGCGTGCGCTCCCGAGGCGGCGATCGTGTCGTAGCCGACCGTGTTGCCCTCCGCGCGCGCACGACGATTGAAGGTGCCTTCGATGAGGCGCTCGCCGCGGTGGTGCTCGACGATGTTCGGCAGGTCGGCGATGACGTCGTCGAAGCCGAGCTTCGTGGCGGCGACAGCGGCACGCATCTCGGCGATCTCGTACTCGTCCTTCACCAGACGCAGCTCGCTCACGGCGCGCACGAGCTCCGCGTCCTCGGCGCGCGAGGCGGTGAGGTCGTCGACCGCCGGGTCGATGCCGCGCAGCACCACGACGTCGCCGTCGAACGGCGAGAGTTCGGCCAGCGGACGCGTCTCGAGGGCGAGATCCGCGGCGACATGCGCGAGAGAGGGGCGTGCTCCCGTCCAGAACTCGCCGATCGCGGCGTTCGCGTAGAACTCCTCCGAGTCGCGGCCCGCCGTGGGGACGAAGTACAGGGTCGCGGGGGTGTCGTCACCCGGACCGATCACGAGCACGCTGCCGGGCACGGTGTCGCTCGCCCAGCCGGTGAGGTGGCTGAACGCCGAGTGCGCGCGGTACGGGTAGTCGGTGTCGTTGGAGCGCACCTTCGCGGGACCTGCGGGGATGACGAGCGTCGCATCCGGGAACTTCGCGGCCAGTCGCATGCGCCTGGCCGCGGCATACGCCGCCTGCGCGCGGGGTGCGGGGATCGGCTGCTCATTGTCGGCCCAGCTGCCGAAGATGAAGTCGCGGAACGCGTCGGAGGTCGGCGTCGTCGAGCGGTTCGAGGTGACCGGGGTGGTGCCGGGGGCGAGCTTCTCGGGCGAGTCCGAGGTGGCGACGGGGGTGGTGTCGGTCATGCCGCCCATCCTGCCACCGTCGGCTGTCAGCCGCCTGCGGGCACCAGCTGCGCGACAACCGGGCGGTGGTCGGACGCGGACGTGTCGCCCACCTCGATGACCTCGAAGCCGACGGTGGTCCACGCGTCCGTCGCGAGCACGTGGTCGATCGGCGAGCCGAGAAGCGCGGGAAGGCGTGTCGGCCAGGTGCCGATCGCGGCGCCGCCGACGGCACGTGCAGAATCCCGGCAGCCGGCGAGACCGACATCGCTGCCGAGGCCTGCCCAGTGATCGATGGTCGAGTTGAGGTCGCCCGCGACGATCACGTCGGAGGCGGGGTCGGCGCAGCGCTCGGCGAGCCAATCGAGTCCGACGCGCCAGTTCTCCATCTCGGCGGGCACCGGCGCGACCGGGTGCGCCGCGATGATGGTGGGCCCGCTCCCGTCGACCGGGACAGCGACGACGCTCGGCAGCGTGGGCGTGTTGCCGACCGAGTCGTCGACCTCGTAGTCGCCGAGCGCCTCCGAGACCAGCATCATCGTGGAACGCGCCTTCAGATGCTCGTCGTACGCGACGCCGAGAACCTGCATGGGGCGGCCCGCGTCGCCGAGGATCCGGGCGATTGCGACCGCCGTCCCGCGGCTCGTCTCGGGAAGCGCGACCACATCCGCCCCGCGGTCGAGGGCGAGCTGCGCGATCCTCTCCTCGCCGGGCGCATCGCCGAGCGTGTTCCAGGTGAGCACGATGAGCCCGCCTTCGCGGTCGCGGTCGATCGCGGTCGGATCCGCGCCGCGCACGGCGAGCACCCCCACCGAGACCACGGCGAACGCCAGCAGCAGCACACCGACGCTCGCGAAGAATCGCCTGCCCACTGTCGTGATGGCGGCGATGATGAGCACGAGCGCACCCGCGAGGACAGTCGCGAGCACGGCGAGGCCGCGCAGCGACACGAGCTGCGCGACGCCCAGCAGACGCTCCGCGCCCAGCAGCTGCGGCCAGCAGGCAAGCAGAAGCACCCCGGCCACCACGAAGGTGACCGCGGCGGCGAGCAGGCGTCCGAACATCGCCCCGAGCCTAGGCGCACCAACCTGGGAGGGGGGCCCGAGGGAGCCTGCGGTGAACCGCGTGCGCACTGAGCAGCTCCCGGACGTATCCGGTGAGCAGGGCACCGCCGCCCTAGCATGGAGGCATGCTCGGCCCGATCGATCTGCACGCCCATTCGCGCGTCTCCGATGGCACGCAGACGCCTGCCGAGCTCGTCGCAGCGGGAGTGGAAGCGGGCCTCGGAGTGCTCGCGATCACCGACCATGACTCGACCGCCGGATGGAGTGAGGCGTTCGCTGCCGCGCGCGGCACAGGGCTCGAGATCATGCCCGGCATCGAACTCTCGACCCAGCTCGACTACGCGAGCGTGCACATCCTCGGCTACATGATCGACCCGGCGAATCCGGCGCTCGTCGCGACGACGGATGAGATCCGGGCGGAGCGCCTCTCACGCGCCGAATCGATGGTGCGGCGCATCGCGGTGGACTACGCCCTCGACTGGGATGACGTTCTCGCTCAGACGACGCCGGGCACCACGATCGGGCGCCCGCACATCGCGGACGCGCTCGTCGCTCGCGGGCACGTGTCGGACCGCTCGGCGGCATTCGCGACGATCCTGCACTGGCGCGGCGGGTACTACCGGCCGCATCCGGCGCCGCTGCCTGCCGCGGGCGTGCGGCTGATCGCCGAAGCGGGCGGTGTTCCCGTGATGGCGCATCCGGCCTCGCGCGGCCCCGAACGCCTCTGGACGGATGAGCGCCTGCGCGCTCTCGTGGACGCGGGCCTCTTCGGTGTCGAACTGCACCACCGCGACAACCTGCCGAGCGCACGGGGGCGCTGGGAGCAGATCGCGAAGCGCTACGGCCTCGTCGTCACCGGATCGAGCGACTACCACGGTGCGGGCAAGCCCAACCTGCTCGCCGAGAACACCACGTCGCCCGAGGTGTATGCGGCGATCGTCGCGCATGGCACGGGAACGCAGCCGTTCAGCGGCTGAACTCTCGACGCGGGAATCGCTGAGGCATCCCGGCAATGCAGAAGGCGCGCCGCCGAAGCGACGCGCCTTCCGAGAATCCGTGGATCAGCCCGCGGGCGGGGGAGTGGGTGCTCCGCTGCCGGCACCGCCCGAGCGGCGACGGCGACGACGCTTCGTGGGTGCCGCGTTGCCGTCGTGGTGCTCGCTGCCGCGGCCGTCGTGCGTTCCGCCGCCCTCGGCGCGAGCCTCGGTGGTGTCGGTCGACGCCGACGCCTCCGTCGACGCGCCACCGCGGGTGCGGGTGCGGCTGCGGCTGCGCGAACGCGACGCCCCCTCGCCCGAGCTCTCGCCCGATCCGGTGCGCTCACGCGGCGGACGGGCGCCGGCGGGCGCGGCGGACGGCTTCAGGCGGCCCTTCGTGCCCTCGGGGATGTCGAGGTCGGCGAAGAGGTGCGGCGACGACGAGTACGTCTCCTGCGGCTCGGGAATGTTCATCTCGAGGCCGCGGTTGATGAGACCCCATTTGTGCATGTCGTCCCAGTCGACGAAGGTCACCGCGATGCCGGTCTTGCCGGCACGGCCGGTGCGGCCCGCGCGGTGCAGGTAGGTGTCGGGGTCGTCCGGCACGGTGTGGTTGATGACGTGGGTGACGTCGTTGACGTCGATGCCACGCGCGGCCACATCGGTGGCGATGAGGATGTCCTTCTTGCCAGCCTTGAACGCGGCCATCGAGCGCTCGCGCGCCTCCTGGCTCATGTCGCCGTGCACGGCACCCGCGTTGAAGCCGCGGTCGTTCAGCTCCTCGACGAGCTTCGCCGCAGCGCGCTTCGTGCGGGTGAAGATCACGGTCTTGCCGCGGCCCTCGGCCTGCAGGATGCGCGAGATGACCTCGTCCTTGTCGAGCGAGTGCGCCCGGTAGACGACGTGCTTGATGTTGGCCTGCGTGAGGCCCTCATCCGGGTCGGTCGCGCGGATGTGGATGGGCCGGTTCATGAAGCGACGCGCGAGCGCGACGACCGGGCCGGGCATCGTGGCCGAGAAGAGCATCGTGTGACGCGTCGGCGCGGTCTGCGCGAACAGCTTCTCGACATCCGGGAGGAAGCCGAGGTCGAGCATCTTGTCGGCCTCGTCGAGCACCATGACCTGCACGTCCTTGAGGGACAGCAGGCGCTGGCCGGCGAGGTCGAGGAGGCGGCCCGGGGTGCCGACGACGATCTGCGCGCCGGCCTTGAGCTGCTCGACCTGGCCTTCGTAGGCCTTGCCGCCGTAGATCGCGGCGATCTGGGTGGGGCGGTTGGAGGCTGCGAGAGTGAGGTCTTCGGCCACCTGCACGCA from Salinibacterium sp. ZJ70 carries:
- a CDS encoding DEAD/DEAH box helicase; amino-acid sequence: MTFRDLNIDDDIVAALESKGIIEPFPIQTQTIPLGLSKQDIIGQAKTGTGKTFGFGLPVIQALGENPGPGVKALIVVPTRELCVQVAEDLTLAASNRPTQIAAIYGGKAYEGQVEQLKAGAQIVVGTPGRLLDLAGQRLLSLKDVQVMVLDEADKMLDLGFLPDVEKLFAQTAPTRHTMLFSATMPGPVVALARRFMNRPIHIRATDPDEGLTQANIKHVVYRAHSLDKDEVISRILQAEGRGKTVIFTRTKRAAAKLVEELNDRGFNAGAVHGDMSQEARERSMAAFKAGKKDILIATDVAARGIDVNDVTHVINHTVPDDPDTYLHRAGRTGRAGKTGIAVTFVDWDDMHKWGLINRGLEMNIPEPQETYSSSPHLFADLDIPEGTKGRLKPSAAPAGARPPRERTGSGESSGEGASRSRSRSRTRTRGGASTEASASTDTTEARAEGGGTHDGRGSEHHDGNAAPTKRRRRRRSGGAGSGAPTPPPAG